In one Brevibacterium sp. CBA3109 genomic region, the following are encoded:
- a CDS encoding metallophosphoesterase has protein sequence MSARWRTSALLILIAVVAAVTLPWALFSARADLSFGPHEARYQITADSRLTVDFGPLGKLLVPAAEYLPLGLGLTVDIGQIPVSGAEEDASHAGASERRSDRDLSDGPDQDFGGGAVDALGADIASYAALFSAPQAQVDEIVDGLTTEILARWALAVCLISGVVVAMAFILGPVRLAGIGRALFGKELIGIGLVTVLILASVGTAVLTRPEPLVADPAFDGTPLAGAQVTGRLGGVIDAGFTAVKDFSDDNDAFYDQVLATLRNQWNTRPLTGNWSDQGMVPPPAGENQAPKADVSTFVFGSDLHCNIGMARVVGAVARMSGADAYIDGGDVTMTGTSAENYCLDVLDDELPDQLPRMIVKGNHDSTETTDHAKSQGWKVLENSSAQMSGVTFFGGPDPRRTVFGSGPQLETDLTADQYAQKLSDEACANDFDIMLIHDPRIGAPSLRSGCAKYSLSGHWHRRVGPETLGSGVRYVSSTTGGALANALTPGPLKMDAELSILRVDNRTKRPIDVQIVTVSPDKTVTIDPWKTFPAPVPLIAQPPQSEPTSENE, from the coding sequence GTGTCGGCCCGTTGGAGAACCTCAGCCCTGCTCATCCTCATCGCTGTGGTCGCAGCCGTGACCCTGCCGTGGGCGCTCTTCTCTGCTCGTGCAGATCTCAGCTTCGGACCGCATGAGGCCCGCTACCAGATCACGGCCGACTCTCGGCTGACCGTTGACTTCGGCCCTCTGGGCAAACTGCTCGTCCCTGCGGCCGAATATCTGCCGCTGGGGCTCGGACTCACCGTCGACATCGGCCAGATCCCGGTTTCCGGAGCCGAAGAGGATGCCTCACACGCAGGTGCCTCCGAACGGCGATCCGACAGAGATCTCTCTGACGGACCGGACCAGGATTTCGGGGGCGGGGCAGTCGATGCCCTGGGCGCCGATATCGCCTCATATGCCGCCCTGTTCTCCGCCCCGCAGGCGCAGGTCGACGAGATCGTCGACGGCCTGACCACAGAGATCCTCGCCCGGTGGGCCCTGGCCGTGTGCCTCATCAGCGGTGTGGTCGTGGCGATGGCGTTTATCCTCGGGCCCGTTCGACTCGCCGGAATCGGGAGGGCCCTCTTCGGCAAGGAGCTCATCGGCATCGGCCTGGTCACGGTCCTCATCCTGGCGAGTGTGGGCACAGCGGTCCTCACCCGCCCTGAGCCTCTCGTTGCCGATCCCGCCTTCGACGGGACCCCACTGGCGGGCGCGCAGGTCACGGGCCGCCTCGGCGGAGTCATCGATGCCGGATTCACGGCGGTCAAGGACTTCTCCGACGACAACGACGCCTTCTACGACCAGGTGCTGGCGACACTGCGCAATCAGTGGAATACGCGGCCCCTGACCGGCAACTGGTCGGATCAGGGGATGGTCCCTCCTCCTGCCGGTGAGAATCAAGCGCCGAAGGCTGACGTGTCGACGTTCGTGTTCGGCTCCGATCTGCACTGCAACATCGGTATGGCCCGGGTGGTCGGTGCGGTCGCTCGGATGAGCGGTGCCGATGCCTACATCGACGGGGGAGACGTGACGATGACGGGCACCTCTGCGGAGAACTACTGCCTCGACGTGCTCGACGACGAGCTGCCTGACCAACTGCCGCGGATGATCGTCAAGGGCAATCACGACTCCACCGAGACAACGGATCACGCGAAAAGCCAGGGCTGGAAGGTCCTCGAGAACTCAAGTGCTCAGATGAGCGGAGTAACGTTCTTCGGCGGCCCGGACCCCAGGCGGACCGTGTTCGGATCCGGGCCGCAGCTCGAGACCGATCTCACTGCCGATCAGTACGCACAGAAGCTCAGTGACGAGGCGTGCGCGAACGACTTCGACATCATGCTCATCCACGATCCACGGATCGGAGCGCCATCTCTGCGCTCCGGGTGTGCCAAGTACAGCCTCAGCGGACACTGGCACAGGCGAGTGGGTCCGGAGACCCTGGGCAGCGGAGTTCGTTATGTGAGTTCGACAACAGGAGGTGCGCTGGCAAATGCACTGACCCCGGGGCCGTTGAAGATGGACGCGGAACTGAGCATTCTGCGCGTAGACAATCGGACCAAACGACCCATCGACGTCCAGATCGTCACGGTCAGCCCGGACAAAACGGTCACGATCGATCCCTGGAAGACCTTCCCGGCGCCGGTGCCGCTCATCGCTCAGCCGCCGCAGTCGGAGCCGACGAGCGAGAACGAATGA